Proteins encoded by one window of Puntigrus tetrazona isolate hp1 chromosome 17, ASM1883169v1, whole genome shotgun sequence:
- the neurl1ab gene encoding neuralized E3 ubiquitin protein ligase 1Ab produces MGGQVTRTSLDGGTFRCHPLKVSMCQQLPAPLPLCFHANTKGSQIVMDKTQRSVRRIASFCNAITFTNRPVRIYEQVRLKITKKQGCWSGALRVGFCSVDPSDLSSAWLPRFACPDLVSERGFWARALPEEQCEEGTILSFWFDNTGRVFYRVNSGPPIFFFGSVPAGESVWAIIDIYGLTRGVQLLDSKMVPAEYLCPTVTHECMDEWHLSSDCSELDLQEDLPSFSSSPNALNSVLSRQLNDDLHFHCVHGNSLRLLTEHIAVRCYNRHEECALAFTHRPLHCGECVFLKVSLRSSALNGFLSYGFTSCNPAHINPKHLPVSPDDLLDRKEFWAFRCLTSPLVGGDIIGFRATAEGEVLVSHNGGRACREMCVDNSTPLWMIFHLQSHIKQISILGTSCGYSPSCSEIQRSIFSDASHLLANQIHNTAVRGFTYSFESRPQILSSSAGTPVSSECPSTPSCCAITGEECLICCERAVDSVLYSCGHMCICSVCGGKLMEMSNPSCPMCRSPIRDVIKIYRSM; encoded by the exons ATGGGTGGCCAGGTAACCCGTACCTCTTTAG ACGGAGGAACCTTTCGATGCCACCCTTTAAAGGTGAGCATGTGCCAGCAGTTGCCAGCCCCCCTGCCGCTCTGTTTCCATGCCAACACAAAAGGCTCTCAAATAGTGATGGACAAGACACAGCGCAGTGTGCGCCGAATCGCCAGCTTCTGCAATGCCATCACCTTCACCAACCGGCCAGTCAGAATCTATGAACAGGTCCGACTCAAG ATCACAAAGAAACAGGGATGTTGGAGTGGCGCCCTCCGAGTGGGTTTCTGTTCGGTGGATCCATCTGATTTAAGTTCAGCATGGCTGCCACGGTTCGCCTGCCCAGATTTAGTTAGCGAAAGGGGATTTTGGGCCCGAGCGCTTCCTGAGGAACAGTGTGAAGAAGGAACCATTCTATCCTTCTGGTTTGATAACACAGGACGAGTGTTTTACCGGGTAAACAGCGGCCCTCCGATCTTCTTCTTTGGCAGTGTACCAGCCGGAGAATCGGTTTGGGCGATCATTGACATTTACGGGCTGACACGTGGAGTACAGCTACTTG ACAGTAAGATGGTGCCAGCTGAATATCTCTGTCCTACTGTGACTCATGAATGCATGGATGAGTGGCATCTGTCAAGCGACTGCTCTGAGCTTGACCTCCAGGAAGATCTGCCATCCTTCTCAAGCTCTCCAAACGCCCTCAACTCAGTGCTCTCACGTCAGCTCAACGATGACTTGCATTTCCACTGTGTGCATGGCAACAGTCTGCGTCTGCTGACTGAACACATAGCTGTGCGTTGTTATAACAGACACGAGGAGTGCGCACTGGCGTTCACGCATCGCCCGCTGCACTGTGGAGAATGTGTGTTCCTAAAGGTCTCGTTGAGGTCATCTGCTCTGAATGGATTTTTGTCTTATGGATTCACTTCCTGCAACCCAGCCCATATTAATCCAAAGCACCTGCCAGTCAGTCCAGATGACCTGCTGGACCGCAAAGAATTCTGGGCTTTTAGGTGCCTGACTTCACCGCTTGTGGGCGGGGATATCATTGGTTTCCGGGCAACTGCAGAAGGGGAGGTGCTTGTGAGCCATAATGGAGGGAGAGCGTGTAGAGAGATGTGTGTCGATAACTCCACTCCTCTGTGGATGATCTTCCACTTACAGTCACATATCaagcaaatcagcatactgg GCACGTCCTGTGGTTACTCTCCATCCTGTTCAGAAATACAGAGGTCCATCTTTAGTGACGCCAGTCACCtcttagccaatcagattcacaATACAGCAGTCAGGGGTTTTACATACAGCTTTGAGTCCCGCCCACAGATTCTCAGCAGTTCTGCag GGACACCAGTGTCCTCAGAATGTCCCAGTACCCCATCATGCTGTGCGATTACTGGTGAGGAGTGTTTGATTTGCTGTGAGAGGGCAGTGGACTCAGTGCTGTACTCATGCGGACACATGTGCATTTGCTCCGTCTGTGGTGGAAAGCTAATGGAGATGTCAAACCCCTCTTGCCCCATGTGTCGAAGCCCAATCAGAGACGTCATCAAAATATACCGCAGCATGTAA